The following proteins come from a genomic window of Nocardioides albertanoniae:
- a CDS encoding citrate synthase 2 → MSQVQHGLEGVVAFETQIAEPDKEGSALRYRGVDIEDIVGRVPFENVWGLLIDGSYGPGLPPAEAYNLPVHTGDVRVDVQAAIPMLAPAFGFGQTYDISDAQAREDLARVAVMVLSYAGQSARDIHLPVIPQRDVDNGKTLAERFLIRWRGEADPAHAHAIDAYWSSAAEHGMNASTFTARVITSTGADVAAAFSGAIGAMSGPLHGGAPSRVLGMIEDVEKSGDASAYVKGLLDSGERLMGFGHRVYRAEDPRARVLRRTARELNAPRYEVAAALEKAALEELRARRPDRVLETNVEFWAAIVLDFAQIPANMFTSMFTCARTAGWSAHILEQKKTGRLIRPSAIYTGPSARPADAIDGWNADWAK, encoded by the coding sequence GTGAGCCAGGTACAGCACGGTCTCGAGGGCGTCGTGGCTTTCGAGACCCAGATCGCGGAGCCGGACAAAGAAGGATCGGCGCTGCGTTATCGCGGGGTCGATATCGAAGACATCGTCGGCCGCGTGCCGTTCGAGAACGTCTGGGGCCTGCTGATCGATGGCTCTTACGGCCCGGGCCTGCCGCCGGCGGAGGCCTACAACCTGCCGGTGCACACCGGTGACGTGCGTGTCGACGTGCAGGCCGCGATCCCGATGCTCGCGCCCGCGTTCGGGTTCGGGCAGACCTATGACATCTCCGACGCGCAGGCCCGCGAGGACCTCGCCCGGGTGGCCGTCATGGTGCTCTCCTACGCCGGCCAGTCGGCCCGCGACATCCACCTGCCGGTCATCCCGCAGCGTGACGTCGACAACGGCAAGACCCTCGCCGAGCGCTTCCTGATCCGCTGGCGCGGCGAGGCCGACCCGGCCCACGCGCACGCGATCGACGCCTACTGGTCCTCCGCGGCCGAGCACGGCATGAACGCCTCCACCTTCACCGCCCGGGTGATCACCTCCACCGGCGCCGACGTGGCCGCGGCCTTCTCCGGCGCGATCGGTGCGATGAGCGGCCCGCTGCACGGCGGTGCGCCCTCGCGCGTGCTCGGCATGATCGAGGACGTCGAGAAGTCGGGCGACGCCTCTGCCTACGTGAAGGGCCTGCTCGACTCCGGCGAGCGCCTGATGGGCTTCGGCCACCGCGTCTACCGCGCCGAGGACCCGCGCGCGCGGGTGCTGCGCCGCACCGCCCGCGAGCTCAACGCTCCCCGCTACGAGGTCGCCGCGGCCCTGGAGAAGGCCGCCCTCGAGGAGCTTCGCGCCCGCCGGCCCGACCGTGTGCTGGAGACCAACGTCGAGTTCTGGGCGGCGATCGTGCTCGACTTCGCCCAGATCCCGGCCAACATGTTCACCTCGATGTTCACCTGTGCCCGCACCGCCGGCTGGTCGGCCCACATCCTGGAGCAGAAGAAGACCGGTCGCCTGATCCGTCCCTCCGCGATCTACACCGGCCCCTCCGCGCGCCCCGCCGACGCGATCGACGGCTGGAACGCCGACTGGGCGAAGTGA
- a CDS encoding GNAT family N-acetyltransferase: MPVEIRRVAYDHPDAQKLVDRVQEFYVERYGEPDDDPTQPAMFEPPAGAYFLAYLDDVPVASGAWRRSEEAALGVTVTAEFKRMYVVPEAQRRGLAKRMLTHVEASAREAGFAVMVLTTGSFQHEAIALYGANGYVEVEPFGFYKDDPLVRCMAKRLDG, encoded by the coding sequence GTGCCTGTTGAGATTCGCCGGGTCGCCTACGACCACCCGGATGCCCAGAAGCTGGTCGACCGGGTCCAGGAGTTCTACGTCGAACGCTACGGCGAACCCGACGACGACCCGACGCAGCCGGCGATGTTCGAGCCGCCCGCCGGCGCCTACTTCCTCGCCTACCTCGACGACGTCCCGGTCGCCTCCGGCGCATGGCGCCGCTCCGAGGAGGCCGCCCTCGGGGTCACGGTCACCGCCGAGTTCAAGCGGATGTACGTCGTGCCGGAAGCCCAGCGCCGAGGGCTGGCCAAGCGCATGCTCACCCACGTCGAGGCCTCCGCGCGCGAGGCCGGCTTCGCGGTCATGGTCCTCACCACCGGATCCTTCCAGCACGAGGCGATCGCGCTCTACGGCGCAAACGGCTACGTCGAGGTCGAGCCGTTCGGCTTCTACAAGGACGACCCGCTCGTACGCTGCATGGCCAAGCGTCTCGACGGCTGA
- the serC gene encoding phosphoserine transaminase translates to MTLQIPADLLPADGRFGSGPSKVPAGRLEALAATGASVVGTSHRQQPVKDLVRRVQSGLADLFSLPEGYEVVIGNGGSVAFFDLATYALVHERSQHAVFGAFGKKFLSAAKAAPWLADPSAISADPGGLAVPGADDAVDVYAWTHNETSTGVMAPVVRPAGAGADQLTIVDATSGAAGLPLDVTQSDVYYFAPQKSFASDGGLWLALLSPTAIARAEEIAASGRHIPSFFSLTEAIKQSRSAQTVNTPSVATLFLMAEQLDWMNSSGGLDAMVARTTASSDALYAWAEKAAYVRPFVEDPAHRSLVVGTVELDTGIDKDLLRRILAENGIVDLDAYRGVGTNQLRVAMYPSVDAADIESLTTCIDWVVDRL, encoded by the coding sequence ATGACGCTGCAGATCCCCGCCGATCTCCTCCCCGCCGACGGTCGCTTCGGATCCGGCCCCTCCAAGGTGCCCGCCGGCCGCCTGGAGGCCCTCGCCGCGACCGGTGCGTCAGTGGTGGGCACCTCCCACCGGCAGCAGCCGGTGAAGGATCTCGTACGCCGCGTGCAGTCCGGTCTCGCCGACCTCTTCTCGCTGCCGGAGGGCTACGAGGTGGTCATCGGCAACGGCGGCTCGGTGGCGTTCTTCGACCTGGCGACCTATGCCCTGGTGCACGAGCGCAGCCAGCATGCCGTCTTCGGGGCGTTCGGCAAGAAGTTCCTCTCCGCGGCGAAGGCGGCGCCGTGGCTGGCCGACCCGTCCGCGATCTCGGCCGACCCGGGCGGGTTGGCCGTGCCTGGTGCCGACGACGCGGTCGACGTCTATGCCTGGACCCACAACGAGACCTCGACCGGCGTGATGGCCCCGGTCGTGCGTCCCGCCGGCGCCGGCGCCGACCAGCTCACCATCGTCGACGCGACGTCGGGTGCGGCCGGGCTGCCGCTCGACGTGACCCAGAGCGACGTCTACTACTTCGCGCCGCAGAAGTCGTTCGCCTCCGACGGCGGCCTCTGGCTGGCGCTGCTCTCCCCCACCGCGATCGCGCGCGCCGAGGAGATCGCGGCGAGCGGGCGGCACATCCCGTCGTTCTTCTCGCTGACCGAGGCGATCAAGCAGTCGCGCAGCGCCCAGACCGTCAACACCCCCTCCGTCGCGACGCTCTTCCTGATGGCCGAGCAGCTCGACTGGATGAACTCCTCCGGCGGGCTGGACGCGATGGTCGCCCGCACCACCGCCTCCTCCGACGCGCTCTACGCCTGGGCCGAGAAGGCTGCGTACGTGCGCCCCTTCGTGGAGGACCCCGCCCACCGCTCCCTCGTCGTCGGCACCGTCGAGCTCGACACCGGCATCGACAAGGACCTGCTGCGCCGCATCCTCGCCGAGAACGGCATCGTCGACCTCGACGCCTACCGCGGCGTCGGCACCAACCAGCTCCGCGTCGCGATGTACCCCTCCGTCGACGCCGCCGACATCGAGTCCCTCACCACCTGCATCGACTGGGTCGTCGACCGCCTCTGA